The following DNA comes from Uloborus diversus isolate 005 unplaced genomic scaffold, Udiv.v.3.1 scaffold_905, whole genome shotgun sequence.
CGAGATTAGCCCATACAAACAAACAagctctactgctttatattattagtatagatatcaTTATATTGCAATTGTGATCCCATTAAGGTTtcataaaatttcctgtaaattttggtcttttttttCCATGACAAACTTGTAACCTTACTTATGACTTATTAAACTCCCAAGTAGAATATGTTTAGCAATAAGCTAAACATATTCTACAATAAAATGATGGATGCATAATATACACTATTTATCAAGCGTAAATAATGTACAACATTTATTTAAATCACTTCACAATACATGAAGGGAAATTCACAGATGTGACAATAATTACACATACAGTAAATGTTTaccaaattaaaattgttttccaTGAAAATGATTTACTTTTAATCACTTATCTTAGCAGATGTATTGAGTTTTAGTTGTGGTTTAAAACTAATAACAAACAGTCTCACTTGAGAGGGTTCAGCGACTGCTAtatatttacagaatttaaaaccatttttaacaTTAGAAGTTCTTGAATTTTTGGCAATTACAGATGGAAGTacgttaattatttttctttctttctttttttttttttttttttgaagtaacaaATGCAATAAACATCAATAAATTCAGACACCTAACATAATGcaccattattttaaaaaataaataaagaaaaactgcataataCAAGATCAGTTGTTCTTGTATGTTTTTAAACTGAAGTTACTTTAACCTAATAAACTGGAGGCaatttacaacttttttaaatacataaaacttacactattattacttttcaaatatatttacaaTGAAATTAGATTAATATAAACTTCAAAATCATGATATGTGTACAAAAATGTTCCGAAATattacacattttcaaaaaatatatatatttttataaactgaCAAATGGTGGTACAGGGAAACCAAATGATTTTGCAACTGCTGCAAGGTCTAAAGTGTTGATGTCATAAACTTTTTTCATATGGTGAGACTTATATGCTCGAACATATGCTTTAAAAGCTTCCCTTGCTGAAACTTGCAAGAAGTAATTCTTTGTGACCAATTTCTCtaactgaaaagggaaaaaaagaaaaaacttcatgttaggaaaattaaatgtaaatgtaaagaaaaataataatcttgCAGTTTATTCAAACATCTGTCTGCAATttgtttttttggaaatttgcAACTTGTgaaccatttatttttttctgaaaaggaaatcaacataaaaaaaaaaatttgaattttgacatcttgaattcaatttatgtttttcgaaatcacgagtgtgtggggggggggggatatgtgtgtttgtatgtatggggtatgtgtgtaggcatgtgtgtttgtgtctgtgtgcaggcatgaaagtgtgggtagttttgtgtgtgtgtgtttaggtttttgtgtgtgtatatgtgtaagtgtctgtatgtatgtgtgtttgtgtgtatgtatgcgcgtgtatgtaggacatggatgcaacctggagatggctttcgctataggagcagcagtatgaggagcccgcctgtccacggtgatgatgcagagggtggcggtgggaaaaatcaaaggacctcaaaaacagtcaaatgaaagcaataagcaatcgtgactgctcaaaaaaaaaaaaaaaaaaaatccagagaagAGCTCTGTAAATGTTGGTGACACTATGGCAACCCACAAACATCAGTAATACtttcattactttaaaatattctttgaaaaTATCATTCATACTTTATTGGGGATGCCGAATTTGGCATCAGCCCCAATCTATACTATGGTAAGACTTCAGCAAAAAGACTTGACACTTCTCATTTGCTGCAAAGTATTTCTTAATACCATGATGCTAAACACTCACAGCATACTTCTCACTGAGACTTTGCCTGGTACAGATGTTGTAATTCACTGCTCCTATTTACAACCATTACTCAAAATATGTAGTTCCCCTTGGAATTAAAAATGCAGGaataagaaactatttttaatgaagcAGAAATACATCCAGAGTCAAACTTTGTAGTAGGACTAAACTGAAATCtcttcttgaaattttgtactaaCATAAGCATATTACTGTACATACTCATGCATTGGTTGACTTTTGTATAACTTCCCTACTAAATTCTTAAGCAGAatgcagtaaaaaaattaaacttacgtgAATAAGTCAAATTAGGTTCCTTCAAAGATCTATTTTATATCACATTTTGCTGAATCATCACTGATAATTATGGAATCTGAAGATAAGTTCAACATTGATCCAGAAATAATAGATTCCAGATTAAATGAGCTTTGTGTGAACATTCAAACCTTAAGCAATAATTTACATTTGTTGTGGTCAATACAAATGTTATTGCAGCCAAGACAGTATACTGTGCAATTTAATAAATGtttaacaaaaattctttttaacatgaaaaaatacTTTGGTTCCCTCAGTTTCTCACTAAACATTTTGCActgtatttcaaattttgttaaaaaagcttCAGATTAACAGGGGGTGCCCcctccccaaaagcaagagcccctctccttcccaaaatgaaaaatacacCTAACCCTTCTAATTTTATTGGCACAGTCtgcaccatgcccccccccctggttgggcacccctgactaAGCACATAGGATATTTTTCTTTAGATgggaaaaaattgattatttggTACAGTAATGCAATTttcatatgaattttaaaaagcatACCTGATTCTGGACATTTGCAACTTTGTTCCATGAAAAATCATACTCTTGCAGGGGAACTTTGGCATGTTTAAGATACCTCAGGAAGCCCAACTCTTCTGGTCTCAATATAAGCAAGGCATGCCCATTTCTATTTTCACCACGAGCAGTTCTGCCAACACGATGTATGTACTCctatttggataaaaaatatttcaattgtaaatttcagagaaaaattcatttattacaaCAAACTTATGAAGAAAACTAAAACTGCTATGGAAATATTATTCCATCACTaactacagttggggcaaacctaaacagggcagcattgtgaaggctacgcagatccttcTCGCAGAATTACAAcattgccaggttaggtttctCCCAACTATAGGTCCTCTTCAGGGTTTCTGCTATGGTCGCATTTCTCGCAAAATGCCAAAATACTGTCCAAATTGTGAAAATGGAACAAAgagtttttgcttttttgctcCAATATAACAAGAAAAAAGGTGTACAATCAGAGAGGGAGCGATATTGAACTTAATCGTATTTATAAATCATATCTAACATGTATAAACTGTTATTAAGTTGAACAATATTTCGTCTTAATGGGCATTTTATCCCCCCAATAAATGTATTattgaggtttttcaaaaaaaaaaaaaaaagtttgctcccTCAATACCAagaacaattctgaatttttcatttcaaatttttaaaatatattacctattgtgcatttatttttttaaagatgtcaagtctgaattttagcattttgctaaagacTTTTTAAACTCGGCTTAAACGCTGGTCCTCTTATTTTCAAAACTGCTTTTCTCAAGTCTTTTTTATGGtccaatagaatttttttttatagcagaACTAAAGGCAGGAGtatattagtaaaaaataagtttacatTTAACAACCAGCATACCTGCAACACTAAGTCataaatttgtttactttttaatgaaagtaaTACAGACCATTGCAATTGATAATGGATCACTATTTTggacaaaagaaaataaagtgattttgtTTTCCTACGTAATTTTATccaatatgtttttcttttaagcgATTTCATGGGGCACTTTTCCGTTATAAGTTTATTGGACTTGTTTACATTCTACTTTggcgaaaatataaaaataaagccAGGGTTTGAGCTGGGTTTAAAAGTtctagcaaaatgctaaaatgttataCATTCTCATATCTTTTTAAATTCCTCAGTGTGTTTCGCTTTCAGCTGAAAGTAAAATTGAATTCTTTTATgacatctttaaagaaataattacagaaactttttttttaacgtaaaattaaaaaatcttggaTTATGCTTACTATCAGGCaaggatctataaattttgggccccccccctgcaacaaaattcGTAGGGCCCCTCTCAAGATGCCAGCAGTGGATATCTGAAACCTATTAAGTCataatactagtttttttttttttttttcaatttcttagaCCGTTGGGCCCTTGAAGGTCGTGGGCCCCCTGCATCGCTGGGTCTGTGGGTACGCAGATTCTGGCTTGCTTAGCATTAAGAAAACACATGTCTGGcttttagaacgttgcagtccctTTTTCCTGATAATGCAGTTATTGGAAGAAcgtaatgctggataagactaagtattgttgaacttaatagtaatttaaaattagCTAAGATTTCAAAAAGATTGAGTTGACTATCGTCATGCTTGCTTCTTCTCTCAgatcaaagtttcttttttaaaaattaatttatttgcaattGAGATAGTGTTGTCGCATTTTCCTGTAGCAGAAACCCTGAATAAAGCTCACATGActgagaattttattttatttttttacattttgatggcactcttgtaaaatttattaattattggaTATATTCATCTGACTGATTTTAAGCATTTAAATGGAGCATTTAAAAGAGTCTGAATTATTTGGTAAATTATTTTGAtggtattttttatgttatttaatactttgttttttattaggccaattatattagttttaatagcttaatttttattttttgccttaaTGGGATTTAGTCACGTTTAATGGCTTCTTTTGTTAAAGAGCccattaaaaaagacaaaatgtgtGCTCACTAATTGAATTATTCCTTTGTAACTTTGACCAGACATAGCAAcaataagtaatctaaaaaatcttcgtcaagataacaaaatttataaTGGAAAAGTATCattcaaagaaagcaaaaaatacaaGTCAAAAGAAAAGCCtaattttttgcaaacaattttTCTTAACAGTCGTTACCAAAACCTATCTGATAAAACTTCTACAAATTACAA
Coding sequences within:
- the LOC129234009 gene encoding probable ATP-dependent RNA helicase pitchoune, whose product is GKQKQNKRTVTFFQFCKAKSGILLCTDVAARGLDIPQVDWIVQYDPPDDPKEYIHRVGRTARGENRNGHALLILRPEELGFLRYLKHAKVPLQEYDFSWNKVANVQNQLEKLVTKNYFLQVSAREAFKAYVRAYKSHHMKKVYDINTLDLAAVAKSFGFPVPPFVKKDITPEGP